Proteins found in one Pseudarthrobacter chlorophenolicus A6 genomic segment:
- a CDS encoding PDDEXK nuclease domain-containing protein produces MTELEPDLPGNYAAVLGSLKVLVKEAQYRAQRAVNTAMVELYWNIGQTILDKQASEPWGSKVLDRLARDLRAEFPHMKGFSRTNLYNMRAFAGAWNGQEPIVQTSSGQLSWSHNVALLTKLNEHGLRRWYASKALEHGWSVAVLEHQILTQLHTREGAAPNNLEARLPGEGTDLAREVAKDPLVLDFLGLTEEAEELAIEQAMTLRMSQTLAEFGPGFAFYGRQYHLDVEGEDFYIDLLLVHVPTNRFVVVELKAGRFKPEHLGQLNFYVAAVNDLVKFPGMAPTVGILVCGSKHEPTVRYALDGSSQPIAVTSYTYDKLPPEERDALPSPAAITAALEQGSVGSAADGE; encoded by the coding sequence ATGACCGAGCTCGAACCTGACCTACCCGGAAATTACGCGGCCGTGCTGGGGTCGCTGAAAGTGCTCGTAAAGGAAGCCCAGTACCGGGCCCAACGCGCCGTGAATACCGCAATGGTCGAGCTCTACTGGAACATCGGACAAACGATCCTGGACAAACAGGCGAGCGAACCGTGGGGAAGCAAGGTCCTTGACCGGCTCGCACGAGACCTTCGTGCGGAGTTTCCACACATGAAGGGGTTCTCCCGTACGAACCTCTATAACATGCGTGCGTTCGCCGGCGCCTGGAACGGGCAGGAACCAATTGTCCAGACATCGTCTGGACAATTGAGTTGGAGTCACAACGTGGCCCTCTTAACCAAGCTCAACGAACACGGGCTGCGACGTTGGTACGCTTCGAAAGCCCTCGAGCACGGTTGGTCGGTGGCTGTGCTGGAACACCAGATTCTCACGCAGCTCCACACGCGCGAAGGTGCCGCTCCGAATAACCTCGAGGCGAGACTTCCAGGAGAAGGCACTGACCTGGCTCGGGAAGTCGCAAAAGACCCACTGGTGCTCGACTTCCTGGGACTCACCGAAGAGGCTGAGGAACTCGCCATCGAGCAGGCCATGACGTTGCGCATGTCCCAAACCCTGGCTGAGTTCGGGCCAGGATTCGCCTTCTATGGCCGCCAGTACCACCTCGATGTCGAAGGTGAAGATTTCTACATCGACCTCCTCCTCGTACATGTACCCACCAACCGGTTTGTCGTCGTCGAACTCAAGGCCGGCCGATTCAAACCAGAACACCTCGGCCAGTTGAACTTCTACGTGGCCGCCGTCAACGACCTCGTGAAGTTCCCCGGAATGGCGCCCACGGTCGGAATCCTCGTGTGTGGTTCCAAACACGAGCCAACAGTCCGGTACGCGCTCGATGGGTCTTCGCAACCCATCGCCGTCACCTCTTACACCTACGACAAGCTCCCACCCGAGGAACGCGACGCGCTTCCCTCACCCGCAGCAATCACTGCAGCACTCGAACAGGGGAGCGTCGGAAGCGCAGCCGATGGCGAATAA
- a CDS encoding carbohydrate ABC transporter permease: MASTLSTDNNRRSSLKPVIPSPTQRPRKSGDRPAVLGFLAPNLAGFLLFTLVPIGASLALSLFEWPLIGEATFSGFDNFIRLFTKDPVFWEVVGNTFYFVGGYVVLNLIVSLSLAIWLTSRIRFAGLFRFAFFLPVVAPMVANAVVWRLLFTPNDGLIAWATKTFTGLEAPNWLGSSEWAMPAVIIMSVWAGFGYNMIIFVAAIEGVPDSLYEAAAIDGAGWWRRLFGVTLPLISPSMFFATVMTVISSLQVFAQPYILTGGGPGSSTTTLVFYLYKQGFQGYEMGYASSIAWSLFILIMGITFLQFRAQKRWVHYA; this comes from the coding sequence ATGGCATCAACCCTGTCTACCGACAACAACCGCCGAAGCTCACTCAAACCGGTAATCCCCTCCCCCACCCAGCGACCACGAAAATCAGGTGACCGCCCAGCAGTCCTCGGATTCCTGGCCCCTAACCTTGCCGGATTCCTGCTGTTCACGCTCGTCCCGATCGGCGCATCCCTGGCGCTAAGCCTCTTTGAGTGGCCACTGATCGGGGAAGCCACGTTCTCCGGCTTCGACAACTTCATCCGGCTCTTCACCAAAGACCCCGTCTTCTGGGAGGTCGTCGGCAATACGTTCTATTTCGTAGGCGGCTACGTCGTCCTGAACCTCATCGTTTCACTGAGCCTGGCAATTTGGCTGACATCCCGCATCCGGTTCGCCGGCCTGTTTCGCTTTGCCTTCTTCCTCCCGGTGGTAGCCCCCATGGTCGCCAATGCCGTGGTCTGGCGGCTGCTGTTCACCCCCAACGACGGCCTTATCGCCTGGGCGACGAAAACATTCACTGGGCTGGAAGCTCCCAACTGGCTGGGATCGAGCGAATGGGCAATGCCGGCGGTCATCATCATGTCCGTCTGGGCCGGTTTCGGCTACAACATGATCATCTTTGTCGCCGCCATCGAGGGCGTCCCTGACAGCCTCTACGAAGCCGCGGCGATTGACGGCGCCGGCTGGTGGCGGCGCCTCTTCGGAGTCACCCTGCCCCTAATCAGCCCCAGCATGTTCTTCGCCACCGTCATGACCGTTATTTCATCACTTCAGGTCTTCGCCCAACCGTACATTCTCACCGGTGGCGGCCCCGGTTCGTCGACGACAACTCTTGTCTTCTACCTCTATAAGCAAGGCTTTCAGGGCTATGAAATGGGCTACGCATCCTCGATCGCCTGGTCACTCTTCATCCTGATCATGGGCATCACGTTCCTCCAGTTCCGCGCCCAAAAGAGATGGGTACACTACGCATGA
- a CDS encoding family 43 glycosylhydrolase, producing the protein MSSIYYQHPNTWFGDCMPLYADGAFQLYHQRDTRKPGPFGEPFGWALARTTDFVNYEDLGESLEKGADDAQDQFIFAGSVFEAKGTYYAVYTGYNRDYPDQDKASQVLMIATSTDLVNWTKTDRSLVIPQDGYDKDDWRDPFILWDDEREVFLMILGARLEGDKKLLTGRTVAFTSTDLANWEFEGDFWAPDLYTMHEMPDLFKMGEWWYLLTTEYSDKSKTVYRMSRSLSGPWSAPVDDAFDGRSYYAARSASDGEHRYLFGWVATKEGEKDSAPWQWGGTLVVHEVYQRLDGSLGVRIPDTVTSAFSDHTQLLEQPRAVSNADGRAQLSLDEQADSTFLWETTVSVAEGTRSFALLLAQDEASGDAYEFLFEVGENRLRFDKVPNYPWNRYDNKGLERPFTVTPGDKIHIQVIVDGSIATVYADGVALNARIYDAKGQTLAIQAIDGEVTVHDSVLRHLSQEPAEAALATANATI; encoded by the coding sequence GTGAGCTCCATCTACTACCAGCACCCAAACACCTGGTTCGGGGACTGCATGCCGCTCTACGCCGACGGCGCCTTCCAGCTCTACCACCAGCGAGACACCCGTAAGCCCGGACCCTTCGGCGAACCTTTCGGCTGGGCACTGGCAAGGACCACAGACTTCGTCAACTACGAGGACCTGGGCGAATCCCTGGAAAAGGGCGCCGACGATGCCCAGGACCAGTTCATCTTTGCCGGCAGCGTCTTCGAAGCAAAAGGGACCTACTACGCCGTATATACCGGTTACAACAGGGACTACCCGGACCAGGACAAAGCCTCACAGGTGCTCATGATCGCCACCAGCACCGATCTCGTGAACTGGACCAAAACGGATCGCTCACTGGTAATCCCCCAAGACGGCTACGACAAAGACGACTGGCGTGACCCGTTCATCCTGTGGGACGACGAACGCGAAGTCTTCCTCATGATCCTCGGCGCCCGACTCGAAGGCGATAAAAAGCTGCTCACCGGGCGCACAGTTGCATTCACATCCACTGACCTGGCGAACTGGGAATTCGAAGGCGACTTCTGGGCCCCGGATCTGTACACCATGCACGAGATGCCGGACCTGTTCAAAATGGGCGAGTGGTGGTACCTGCTTACCACCGAGTACAGCGACAAGAGCAAGACGGTCTACCGCATGAGCCGCTCACTGAGCGGCCCATGGAGCGCGCCCGTGGATGACGCCTTCGACGGCAGGTCCTACTACGCCGCGCGGTCCGCCTCAGACGGCGAACACCGGTACCTCTTCGGTTGGGTCGCAACCAAAGAAGGTGAAAAGGACAGCGCCCCTTGGCAATGGGGCGGAACCCTCGTTGTGCATGAGGTTTACCAGCGCCTAGACGGTTCCCTTGGCGTGAGGATTCCAGATACGGTCACCAGCGCCTTCTCAGACCACACGCAGCTTCTGGAACAGCCGCGAGCCGTAAGCAACGCAGACGGCCGCGCCCAGCTCTCCCTGGACGAGCAGGCCGACAGCACCTTCCTGTGGGAGACGACGGTCAGCGTAGCCGAAGGCACCCGCTCCTTCGCCCTCCTCCTCGCTCAAGACGAAGCCTCCGGAGATGCCTACGAATTTCTCTTTGAAGTGGGCGAGAACCGACTGCGCTTCGACAAGGTTCCCAACTACCCATGGAACCGTTACGACAACAAGGGACTAGAGCGCCCCTTCACGGTCACTCCGGGCGACAAGATCCACATCCAAGTGATCGTCGACGGGAGCATCGCAACGGTCTACGCTGACGGCGTCGCACTCAATGCACGAATCTACGACGCCAAGGGCCAAACTCTCGCCATTCAGGCCATCGACGGCGAAGTGACAGTCCATGACTCCGTACTCCGGCATCTAAGCCAGGAACCTGCTGAAGCGGCTTTAGCGACGGCAAACGCCACGATTTAG
- a CDS encoding helicase associated domain-containing protein, giving the protein MGGIGFERELPYWLDRVEVDMSQSELALPTARRTAPHGEWVEMYRRGIAPSRIAVLHAAPVTTVRFHLQVAKKLEPGLEAEHKKALPQPARPSAASLQTMQNVVAFCQAAGRLPSARAKSPNESMLGRWLYRRRQEALAGTLSPAIRDGLDVIPGWDLTTRRKADDEARWQKRLQQVRTIRDAGGDWPRHQKTPDPDERILGVWLHGQRINYRQGRLAPEKESLLNELVPGWREGRRGTSGRR; this is encoded by the coding sequence GTGGGAGGGATCGGGTTCGAGCGTGAGCTGCCTTATTGGTTGGACCGGGTGGAGGTTGATATGAGTCAGTCGGAGCTTGCTTTGCCGACGGCCCGGCGGACCGCCCCGCACGGCGAGTGGGTGGAGATGTACCGGCGCGGTATTGCCCCATCCAGGATCGCCGTGCTGCACGCCGCGCCGGTGACCACCGTGCGCTTCCACCTGCAGGTCGCGAAGAAGCTGGAGCCTGGCCTCGAAGCAGAACACAAGAAAGCATTGCCGCAGCCTGCGCGACCGTCAGCAGCCTCCCTGCAGACGATGCAGAACGTTGTTGCATTCTGCCAGGCCGCCGGCCGGCTTCCATCGGCCCGTGCGAAGTCACCCAATGAGTCGATGCTGGGCCGTTGGCTCTACCGACGGCGTCAGGAAGCACTGGCAGGCACCCTCTCCCCCGCCATTCGTGATGGGCTTGATGTGATTCCCGGCTGGGACCTGACGACGCGGCGTAAGGCTGACGACGAGGCCCGGTGGCAGAAGCGTCTCCAGCAGGTGAGGACCATCCGCGACGCCGGCGGTGACTGGCCGCGTCATCAAAAAACCCCGGACCCGGACGAACGGATCCTGGGTGTGTGGCTGCACGGCCAGCGGATCAATTACCGTCAGGGGAGGCTGGCCCCGGAAAAGGAGTCGCTGCTGAACGAGCTCGTGCCCGGTTGGCGCGAAGGCAGGCGCGGCACCAGCGGCCGACGATGA
- a CDS encoding plasmid pRiA4b ORF-3 family protein has protein sequence MTKLAAEEEPGSLLQVKVFIVDSEPAIWRLLEIDPSLTLDRVHEILQTAVGWRDSHLHAFTDTDPYIRLRAVNGHVREPRRWVSQDLLEDNGNDLPETDWTLGQILTVESGPVFYEYDFGDGWVHRLELTGTVPMPASAPRARLMDGARRAPLEDSGGIGGYHDLLDVLADPDHEEHENLRAWVAWTAGPWHEFDPEQLDIDAVNNELAMVFAAPSSNVRGSGSESLVHELANRMPLGLRREFRSYVHAAGLDGPGTVEADVVEAMTAPFLWLTRRIGLEGLSLTAAGWLPPTVVREAMTELGWAKDWIGKANREDQTLPVLQLRESAQRLGLIRKIKGKLVLSSAAKRLLDDPAGLWLFLARSIAHRHRHDSERDAALLLLLEVAAGKRTEWADYLEAVAFGLGALGWRSRTGADLAPNTVHALLVDAYEVMLNLGIFNDRFELETNTVKAPGQAFARTALHS, from the coding sequence GTGACGAAACTTGCTGCAGAGGAAGAGCCCGGATCGTTGCTGCAGGTGAAAGTCTTCATCGTGGATAGTGAGCCGGCCATCTGGCGGCTCCTCGAAATCGACCCATCCTTGACCCTGGACAGAGTTCACGAGATTCTCCAAACGGCCGTTGGGTGGCGGGATTCGCATCTGCATGCCTTCACGGACACGGACCCCTATATTCGTCTGCGCGCCGTGAATGGGCACGTCCGCGAACCCCGGCGCTGGGTCTCCCAGGACTTGTTGGAAGACAACGGCAATGACCTCCCGGAGACTGACTGGACACTTGGTCAGATCCTTACCGTGGAGTCCGGTCCCGTGTTCTATGAATATGACTTCGGAGACGGGTGGGTCCACCGCCTCGAACTCACCGGAACCGTTCCCATGCCAGCCAGCGCCCCAAGGGCGCGGCTCATGGACGGCGCACGTCGGGCGCCGCTTGAAGATTCCGGCGGCATTGGTGGCTACCACGACCTGCTTGACGTCCTGGCAGACCCAGACCACGAAGAGCACGAGAACCTTCGGGCATGGGTTGCCTGGACAGCGGGGCCATGGCACGAATTCGATCCGGAGCAACTGGACATAGATGCTGTGAACAACGAGCTCGCAATGGTGTTTGCTGCCCCTTCTTCCAATGTACGCGGCAGCGGAAGTGAGTCGCTGGTTCATGAACTGGCGAACCGGATGCCTCTCGGCCTTCGACGCGAGTTCCGTTCATACGTCCACGCGGCCGGCCTCGACGGACCGGGAACGGTCGAAGCAGATGTCGTCGAGGCGATGACCGCCCCGTTTCTTTGGCTCACCCGCCGTATCGGGTTGGAGGGTCTATCCCTCACTGCTGCCGGCTGGCTGCCGCCGACTGTGGTCCGTGAGGCAATGACGGAGCTCGGCTGGGCCAAAGACTGGATCGGCAAGGCCAACCGCGAGGACCAGACACTGCCCGTCCTTCAGCTGCGTGAAAGCGCCCAACGACTCGGCCTGATCCGCAAAATCAAGGGCAAGTTAGTCCTCTCATCCGCCGCCAAACGGCTGCTGGATGATCCCGCAGGCCTTTGGCTCTTCCTCGCACGATCCATCGCCCACCGGCACCGCCATGACTCCGAGCGCGACGCGGCGCTGTTACTTCTGCTCGAAGTCGCTGCAGGGAAACGAACCGAATGGGCCGACTACCTTGAGGCCGTGGCCTTCGGCCTCGGAGCACTCGGCTGGCGGAGCCGTACCGGAGCCGATCTTGCACCGAACACCGTCCACGCACTCCTCGTCGATGCCTACGAGGTAATGCTGAACCTCGGCATCTTCAACGACCGATTCGAGCTAGAAACCAATACGGTCAAGGCACCAGGGCAAGCCTTCGCCCGAACAGCACTTCATTCATAA
- a CDS encoding carbohydrate ABC transporter permease, with protein sequence MSTIATRRTPPTLKIIGSWTSHILLILTALITLVPFIWMISTALKPAGEVFSAPPKLIGSSIQWGNFADAWNYLPFGRFMLNGVLVSALGTLIVVSTSAMAAYAFSRLRWRGRNGVFLIYLGTLMIPQEVLIVPMFILMRNFGWVNSYQALIIPWAFTAFGTFLLRQFFLTLPDELEDAARIDGANRFVSFTKILLPLVRPALGTLAVFTFIGYWNSFLWPLLIVSDVNMATVPLGLNMFLGQTGNQWNLLMAASTISILPSVLMVLGLQRYLVKGIALSGLGGR encoded by the coding sequence ATGAGCACCATCGCGACCCGGCGGACACCGCCGACGCTGAAAATTATCGGTAGCTGGACCTCCCACATCCTGCTCATCCTTACCGCGCTGATCACCCTGGTTCCGTTTATCTGGATGATCTCAACAGCCCTGAAACCCGCTGGCGAGGTCTTCTCCGCACCACCGAAACTCATCGGCTCTTCCATCCAGTGGGGCAACTTCGCCGACGCATGGAACTACCTGCCATTTGGCAGGTTCATGCTCAACGGCGTCCTCGTGTCCGCTCTGGGGACCCTCATCGTCGTCAGCACCAGCGCAATGGCCGCATACGCCTTTTCGCGCCTGCGCTGGCGCGGAAGGAACGGAGTTTTCCTCATCTACCTAGGAACCCTCATGATCCCGCAGGAAGTGTTGATCGTCCCCATGTTCATCCTGATGCGGAACTTTGGATGGGTGAATTCATACCAAGCCCTCATCATTCCTTGGGCATTCACCGCATTTGGAACCTTCCTTCTCCGCCAATTCTTCCTGACGCTGCCCGACGAGCTCGAGGACGCGGCCCGCATCGACGGCGCCAACCGCTTCGTCAGCTTTACAAAAATACTTCTGCCCCTCGTCCGTCCGGCACTGGGTACCCTCGCCGTCTTCACCTTCATCGGCTACTGGAACAGCTTCCTCTGGCCCCTGCTAATCGTCAGCGACGTGAACATGGCCACTGTTCCGCTCGGACTCAACATGTTTCTGGGCCAAACAGGCAACCAGTGGAACCTCCTCATGGCCGCTTCCACAATTTCCATCCTTCCGAGCGTCCTCATGGTTCTCGGTCTGCAGCGCTACCTCGTCAAAGGCATCGCACTTAGCGGCCTCGGCGGACGCTGA